The sequence GGGCCTTGGCATAGGCGTTGATGGTGCGCGTGAGGGCCGAGCGGAAGCCGTAGAGGTGGGTGCCGCCTTCGATCGTGTTGATGTTGTTCACGAAGGAGAAGACGTTCTCGTTGTAGCCGTCGTTGTATTGCATGGCGACTTCAACGATGATCCCGCTCTCTTCTTTCTCGAAGAAGACGACGTCCTTGTGGATGGCGTCCTTGCCCTCGTTGAGGTGCTGGACGAAGGCGGCGATGCCGCCCTCGTACTGATAGTCGCGCTGCTTATCGCTGCGCTCGTCGCGGAGGGTGATGCGGATGCCGCGGTTGAGGAAGGCCAGTTCGCGCATTCGGTTGGCAATCGTGTCGAAGTGGAAGGTGGTGTCGGCGAAGATCTCCCTGTCCGGCTTGAACGTGATCGCGGTGCCGCTGCTCTTGCTCTTGCCGATCACCTTGAGTTCGGTCACCGTCTTGCCGCGCTCGTAGCGCTGGTGGTGGACTTCGCCGCCGCGCCGCACCTCGACGGCGAGCCACTCGCTCAGGGCGTTCACCACAGTAACGCCTACCCCGTGGAGGCCGCCCGAGACCTTGTAGGTGTGGTGGTCGAACTTGCCGCCGGCGTGGAGCATGGTCATGATGACCTCGACGGCGGGCTTCTTCTCCGTCGGATGCAGGTCCACGGGGATGCCGCGGCCGTTGTCGGCGATCGTCACACTGCCATCGGCGTTGATCTGGACGTTGATCTCGGTGCAGAAGCCGGCCATGGCCTCGTCAATCGAGTTGGCGACCACCTCCTCGATGAGGTGGTGGAGACCTCGCATGCCCGTGTCGCCGATGTACATGGCCGGCCGGCGTCGAACCCCTTCGATTCCGGGAAGCACCTTGATCTTGCTCGCATCATAGGTCGAGTCCTGCGTGTCCGTCATACTACCTCCTGGGCATCGCCGAGGGGCGAAACACGATGTCGAGAACCCGTGTGCCCGGCACCCTCGAACGCAACTCCCTCAGCAGTTCCGTCTTGTGGAACGTCTGCAACTCGTGCAGGTGGGCGGCGGAGTCGACGTCCACGTACAGCTTGTGGTGGGCGAACCCTGCCACCCGCGTGTGCGGGAGAATACCCGGGCCGACGATTTCCTCCCAGGCTCCGTAGAGTTCAAGGTGCTTCAATCGGTTGGTGAGGCCCTTGCACTCCAGGAAGCTGTTCAGAATCTCCCCCAGCCGTTGTGGTCCCGCTGGCTTCTTCATTCGCGGCTGACCGGCATGACCACGTAGAGGAAATCCTTCCCCGCGCGGAACAGCCCGGCGCTCCCGGCGTCCCGGAACTCGAGTCGCACACTCTCCTCCTCCAACACCCGCAGGAACTCGGTGAGGAACTCCGGGTTGAAGCTGATGTCCACCTTCTCGTCTTTATACTCGATGGGCAGGCTGATGCGCGCCTCGCCAGCCTCCGGCGCGGAAGAGCGGACCTCAAGGGTATTCTTGGAGAAACACAGTTGCACGGTGCTGGAGTCGGGGCTCGTAACCAGCGCCGCGCGTCGCACGGCCGAGTGGAGTCGTTCGCGATCGAGGTCCACCTTCTTGTCGTGATCCTTTGGGATCACGCTCTCATAAGGCGGGAAGTGGCCCTCGACGAGACGCGAGGAGACAACCGCCTGCTGGGTGCGCGCCACGACCTGGGTCTCACTCACATTGATCCGAACCTTCTCATCGCCATCGTTCAGCACCTTGATGATCTGGTCCAGCGCCTTCGTGGGGACAATCAACGACTCATTCGTCCCGGCGGGGTTCTTGGCCTTCTTTTCGATGTGGGCCAGGCGCCGGCCATCAGTGGCCACCATTTCCACTTTGCTCGGCTTGATCACCAGGAGCACGCCATTGAGTGCATAGCGGTGCTTGCCCTTGTGCGCCGAGAAGGAGGTCTTGGTCACCATTTCGACGAATTCCTTACGGTCGAACTCATAGGCCTTCCCTTCATCAAAGGTAGGCAGCTCGGGGAACTCCTCGACAACCTCGGTCGGCAGACGGAATTCGCTGTCCGTCGTCGTGATCAGGCAGTGTCCATCCTCGCTCTTGATCTCAAGAGCCTCCTCTGCGGTCTCACGCAGAATCGAGGCCACTCGGGCCTGCGGCACCGCGATGGTTCCCTCCTCGATCACCTCGCCGCCCTGAATCTGAAGGCGAATGCCGATCTCGAGATCTGTCGCCTGAAGCTCAATCTGGCCTTCCTTGGCGCAGAGCAATACATCAGCCAGAATGGGCCTCGTAGGCCGCTGTTGCACCACGCTGCCGACCAGTTGAAATGCCGTGTGAAGCGGCGCCGTCTGGCACTTGATCTTCATCGGGTCTGAGCCTCCTGCTAAGGCTGGGGTTTCCCTCGCATCAGGGTAGCTGCGGAGGGCAGGTTCTTCCTCTTAATGTAGTCATTTGACAAAGAAAAGCAAATGTTAAATGAGGCTGTGAGCATGTGAACAGATCGTTGAAGCAGCGTTATAAGGGCTTGATGCACTGACACTTATGTTAAGTGCATCAGTGTTGATAGCTGTGGGTAGATGGCTGACTGGTAGCGAGTGGGTCGTTGTGTCTGGTGAGGTTGCGCACACGGCCAAGTACAAACCGACTGGACTTGTGGATAGAGGAAGGAAATGGCTCACCAAAGACACAGAAACTACCCCCTACCTATCCACTGCTCAGGACGGGTGGTCATCACCGTTTGGAGCGGAGTTGGGTGGTCAGATGCTCAATGGAACCGGCCACAGATGGCCGCGTCTCAATGAGTTCGCGCACCCGGTCACAGGCGTGCATGACAGTGGTGTGGTCCCTGCCCCCAAAGTAGCCGCCGATCTCCTCGAGTGAGTGGCGCGTGAGGGTCCGAGCGAGATACATGGCGATCTGACGCGGCTGAGCGACAGACTGCGTTCGTTTCTTCGACTGGAGTTCCGAAAGCTTGACCTGGAAGTGTACGGTGACCGCCTTGATGACATCGTCCATGGTGATGGCCGCTGCAATGTGGTCCACGGAGTCGCGGAGCGCGTCGCGGGCAAGCTGGACATCAATGGGCTTGTTCATCAACGAGGAGAAGGCGAGCACTTTGGTGACGGCGCCTTCGAGATCGCGTACGCTCGAGTCGATATTCTCGGCGATGAAGTGGAGGACGTCGTCCGGCAGGGCGCGGCCGCGATGCTGGGCCTTCGTGCGCAGGATGGCGAGACGCATCTCATAGGAGGGCGCATCAATACGGGCGACGAGGCCCCATTTGAACCGCGAAACCAGCCGTTCTTCGAGTTTCGTCAACTCCTGCGGGGGACAGTCGCTCGAGAGCACGATCTGCTTGCCTGAGTTATAAAGGGCATTGAACGTGTGGAAGAACTCCTCCTGCGTCACCTCGCGCGCGCCCTTGCACAGGAAGTGGATATCGTCAATCAGCAGGACGTCCTTGTTGCGGTAGATCTCCCGGAATTTCTCGCGCTCGTTGTTCTGCACGGAGGCGATGAAATGGTTCATGAAGTTCTCGCACGACAGGTACAGCAGGTTCAGCTCAGGCCTGTGTGCGAGCAGGTGGTGGGTGATGGCCTGGATCAGGTGGGTCTTACCGAGCCCCACGCCGCCGTGAAGAAAGAAGGGATTGTAGGCCTGCCCCGGATTCTCGGCAATCGCCAGAGCCGCTGCGTGCGCCACCGCGTTTGAGGTGCCGGCCACAAAGGTATCAAAGACATATTGCTTGTTCAGCCGCGCAGCCCAGTCAACAGGGTAGTACCGGCGCGGCTCAGGGCGCGACGTGAGAACCGGGGACGCGGAACGCGGCTCTGGCCCGGGCGGAGGTTCCACCTGGGCAGAGGCGGGCGTCTCGTGGACGACGAACTCCACCGCCGGGCGCTGGCCTGTCACCGTGAGCACCGCGCGCTGGATCGTGTCGGTGTAGTGCCGCCGTAGCCACTGGTGATAGAAGGAGTTCGGCACCCGCAGCGTGACCGCCTGGGGCGACAGGTCGGTCATCTCGATGCTTCGAAACCAGGTGTCGAATTGCTGGGAACGGACGTTTCGCTGGATTTCCTGGAGAATCGCAGGCCAGAGGGCTTCCTGTGGCATAAGTGCGCCGCCTTTCCCTGCACGGGTTTTCCACAGGCTACCCACAGCGTTCGGCAGGCAGAACCGCAGATGCAAGCCGTGAGCTGCCGCGCTCCCAGCCTTCATCTCCTCCACGCGATCGGTGCCCCATCTGGCAACGTAAGCCAATTACAGCAAGCGACTTACGGTGACAGGTTCAGGAATGGGCTCTCAGGACGGTCCGCAGAGGTCCGGGCTGCTTCAATGCCTTCGCGAACACTGCTCTCAGGTAGCAGATAGTCTTTTGCACACGCACGGCTG comes from Planctomycetota bacterium and encodes:
- a CDS encoding DUF721 domain-containing protein, encoding MKKPAGPQRLGEILNSFLECKGLTNRLKHLELYGAWEEIVGPGILPHTRVAGFAHHKLYVDVDSAAHLHELQTFHKTELLRELRSRVPGTRVLDIVFRPSAMPRR
- the dnaN gene encoding DNA polymerase III subunit beta: MKIKCQTAPLHTAFQLVGSVVQQRPTRPILADVLLCAKEGQIELQATDLEIGIRLQIQGGEVIEEGTIAVPQARVASILRETAEEALEIKSEDGHCLITTTDSEFRLPTEVVEEFPELPTFDEGKAYEFDRKEFVEMVTKTSFSAHKGKHRYALNGVLLVIKPSKVEMVATDGRRLAHIEKKAKNPAGTNESLIVPTKALDQIIKVLNDGDEKVRINVSETQVVARTQQAVVSSRLVEGHFPPYESVIPKDHDKKVDLDRERLHSAVRRAALVTSPDSSTVQLCFSKNTLEVRSSAPEAGEARISLPIEYKDEKVDISFNPEFLTEFLRVLEEESVRLEFRDAGSAGLFRAGKDFLYVVMPVSRE
- the dnaA gene encoding chromosomal replication initiator protein DnaA; the protein is MKAGSAAAHGLHLRFCLPNAVGSLWKTRAGKGGALMPQEALWPAILQEIQRNVRSQQFDTWFRSIEMTDLSPQAVTLRVPNSFYHQWLRRHYTDTIQRAVLTVTGQRPAVEFVVHETPASAQVEPPPGPEPRSASPVLTSRPEPRRYYPVDWAARLNKQYVFDTFVAGTSNAVAHAAALAIAENPGQAYNPFFLHGGVGLGKTHLIQAITHHLLAHRPELNLLYLSCENFMNHFIASVQNNEREKFREIYRNKDVLLIDDIHFLCKGAREVTQEEFFHTFNALYNSGKQIVLSSDCPPQELTKLEERLVSRFKWGLVARIDAPSYEMRLAILRTKAQHRGRALPDDVLHFIAENIDSSVRDLEGAVTKVLAFSSLMNKPIDVQLARDALRDSVDHIAAAITMDDVIKAVTVHFQVKLSELQSKKRTQSVAQPRQIAMYLARTLTRHSLEEIGGYFGGRDHTTVMHACDRVRELIETRPSVAGSIEHLTTQLRSKR